A genomic region of Chelmon rostratus isolate fCheRos1 chromosome 8, fCheRos1.pri, whole genome shotgun sequence contains the following coding sequences:
- the prelid3a gene encoding PRELI domain containing protein 3A isoform X1 has translation MKIWSTEHVFSYPWETVIKAAMRKYPNPMNPNVVGVDVLDRSLDEEGRLHSHRLLSTEWGLPGIVRAILGTSQTQTYVKEHSIVDPEEKKMELCSTNITLTNLISVDERLLYRPHPDNPEVTVLTQEAIITVKGVSLSSYLEGMMARRMSANARKGWDAIEWIIQNSERENVPLCDIY, from the exons ATGAAGATTTGGAGcacagaacatgttttcag TTACCCATGGGAGACGGTGATCAAGGCTGCCATGAGGAAGTACCCAAACCCCATGAACCCCAACGTGGTCGGGGTGGACGTGCTGGACCGCAGTCTGGACGAAGAGGGACGCCTGCACAGCCACAGACTCCTCAGCACAGAGTGGGGCCTCCCAGGCATCGTGCGAGCG ATCCTGGGAACCAGCCAGACGCAGACGTATGTGAAAGAACATTCAATAGTCGAcccagaggagaaaaaaatggagcTGTGCTCAACAAAT ATTACTCTCACCAACCTGATTTCAGTGGACGAGCGGCTTCTGTACAGACCCCACCCAGACAACCCTGAGGT CACTGTCCTGACCCAGGAAGCCATCATCACAGTGAAGGGAGTGAGTCTGAGCAGTTACCTGGAGGGGATGATGGCGAGGAGAATGTCAGCCAACGCCAGGAAG GGCTGGGATGCTATTGAGTGGATTATTCAGAACTCTGAAAGAGAGAACGTACCTCTCTGTGACATTTACTAG
- the prelid3a gene encoding PRELI domain containing protein 3A isoform X2, translated as MKIWSTEHVFSYPWETVIKAAMRKYPNPMNPNVVGVDVLDRSLDEEGRLHSHRLLSTEWGLPGIVRAILGTSQTQTYVKEHSIVDPEEKKMELCSTNITLTNLISVDERLLYRPHPDNPEVTVLTQEAIITVKGVSLSSYLEGMMARRMSANARKDCSFTARTAFPGRTS; from the exons ATGAAGATTTGGAGcacagaacatgttttcag TTACCCATGGGAGACGGTGATCAAGGCTGCCATGAGGAAGTACCCAAACCCCATGAACCCCAACGTGGTCGGGGTGGACGTGCTGGACCGCAGTCTGGACGAAGAGGGACGCCTGCACAGCCACAGACTCCTCAGCACAGAGTGGGGCCTCCCAGGCATCGTGCGAGCG ATCCTGGGAACCAGCCAGACGCAGACGTATGTGAAAGAACATTCAATAGTCGAcccagaggagaaaaaaatggagcTGTGCTCAACAAAT ATTACTCTCACCAACCTGATTTCAGTGGACGAGCGGCTTCTGTACAGACCCCACCCAGACAACCCTGAGGT CACTGTCCTGACCCAGGAAGCCATCATCACAGTGAAGGGAGTGAGTCTGAGCAGTTACCTGGAGGGGATGATGGCGAGGAGAATGTCAGCCAACGCCAGGAAG GACTGCAGTTTTACAGCGAGGACTGCTTTCCCTGGCCGCACCTCATAA